The Solibacillus sp. FSL W7-1436 genome window below encodes:
- a CDS encoding (Fe-S)-binding protein, which translates to MNVSLFATCLVDMVQSNIGKNTVELLERLGCTVSFPKGQTCCGQPAYNSGYVKASKETMKNTIQVFEDAEVIVCPSGSCAYMLKEYVHIFKDEPIWQEKAQRIADKTYELTQFIVDVLKIENVGAKLNGTATYHPSCHMTRLLKVQQAPLTLLQNVEGLELLEMPLKENCCGFGGTFSIKMGPISEQMVDEKIASAEQIAVHYLIGADAGCLMNIGGRIDRKNIDIKTMHIAEILNSRQ; encoded by the coding sequence ATGAATGTATCATTATTCGCTACATGTTTAGTCGATATGGTTCAAAGTAATATCGGAAAAAATACGGTTGAGCTGCTGGAACGCTTAGGTTGTACAGTAAGTTTTCCAAAAGGGCAAACTTGTTGCGGTCAGCCAGCCTATAATAGCGGCTATGTAAAAGCTTCTAAAGAAACGATGAAAAATACTATTCAAGTATTCGAAGATGCAGAAGTTATCGTCTGTCCATCAGGTTCTTGTGCATACATGCTGAAAGAATATGTTCATATTTTTAAAGATGAACCGATTTGGCAGGAAAAGGCACAACGAATTGCAGACAAGACATATGAACTGACACAATTTATTGTCGATGTACTTAAAATCGAGAATGTTGGAGCAAAACTGAACGGAACGGCTACTTATCACCCTTCCTGTCATATGACGCGTTTATTGAAAGTGCAGCAGGCTCCTCTCACATTGCTTCAGAATGTAGAAGGCCTTGAACTGCTGGAAATGCCTTTAAAAGAAAATTGCTGCGGCTTCGGCGGAACTTTCTCTATTAAAATGGGACCGATTTCCGAACAAATGGTAGATGAAAAGATTGCTTCCGCCGAGCAGATTGCTGTCCATTATTTAATAGGTGCCGATGCGGGCTGCCTCATGAATATCGGAGGACGGATTGACCGGAAGAACATTGACATTAAAACAATGCATATCGCAGAAATATTGAATAGCCGCCAATAG
- a CDS encoding DUF421 domain-containing protein: protein MILRASFAFFAILILARIIGKKQVSQLTFFHYATGITFGSIAAEISTQVETPFLDGIVSLVVWTVLTVAVSYISFRSEKARVLFDDKPQIVINNGVILNNELRKARLHPDELAMLLREQSIFSFDEVQYAVFETNGELSVLKKPLARTATTEDVSVSAPAPQYLPMELITDGRIIQKNLTELQLTEDWLRKKLAKKNIHDINKVYYAQILENGSLYISIKNASPPS from the coding sequence ATGATTTTACGTGCAAGCTTTGCATTTTTCGCAATTTTAATACTCGCCCGTATCATCGGTAAAAAGCAAGTGAGTCAGCTCACTTTCTTCCACTATGCAACGGGAATTACATTTGGTTCGATTGCTGCCGAAATCTCGACTCAAGTGGAAACCCCTTTTTTAGACGGCATCGTTTCATTAGTAGTATGGACTGTTTTAACAGTTGCCGTCAGCTATATTTCATTCAGATCAGAAAAAGCACGTGTCCTTTTTGACGATAAACCGCAAATTGTCATTAATAATGGTGTCATATTAAATAATGAATTAAGAAAAGCGCGGCTTCATCCAGACGAGCTTGCTATGCTGTTGCGTGAACAGAGTATTTTTTCATTTGATGAAGTACAGTATGCCGTTTTTGAAACAAATGGAGAACTGAGTGTCCTGAAAAAGCCGCTTGCCCGGACCGCAACAACAGAAGATGTATCAGTATCTGCTCCTGCCCCGCAATACTTGCCAATGGAATTGATTACAGATGGCCGAATTATTCAAAAAAATTTAACTGAACTTCAGCTTACGGAAGACTGGCTCCGAAAAAAATTAGCAAAGAAAAATATTCATGACATTAATAAAGTTTATTATGCGCAAATTTTAGAAAACGGATCGCTGTATATCAGTATAAAAAATGCTAGTCCACCTTCCTAA
- a CDS encoding LutC/YkgG family protein, which translates to MIQNREPFLQTIAARLGRSAPSLTKPERNWKHLPQHEVLKDASMDELIEVLREQCLNIHTTLKKCTQQQLPEILNETIADYGGGRVICSNDPRYRALNVLPVFEQYEHLKWQAANGKQNIEFAEQANVGVVISNVTLAESGTIMLQASPEVGRTLSFLPENSIAIIPKSSIVPRMTQAAQFLREQSHVSSCINFITGPSNSADIEMNLVVGVHGPVKMTYILVEDY; encoded by the coding sequence GTGATCCAAAATCGAGAACCTTTTTTACAAACAATCGCTGCTCGTCTTGGCAGATCCGCTCCTTCTTTAACAAAACCGGAGCGAAACTGGAAGCACCTCCCTCAACACGAAGTATTGAAGGATGCTTCAATGGATGAACTGATTGAAGTTTTGAGAGAACAATGCTTGAACATCCACACTACATTAAAAAAATGCACTCAGCAGCAGTTGCCTGAAATATTAAATGAAACAATTGCAGACTATGGTGGCGGGCGTGTAATTTGCAGTAATGATCCGCGGTATAGGGCATTGAATGTGTTACCGGTTTTTGAACAATATGAGCATTTAAAGTGGCAAGCTGCAAACGGTAAACAAAATATCGAATTTGCTGAACAGGCGAACGTTGGTGTCGTAATCAGCAACGTGACATTGGCGGAATCCGGCACGATTATGCTTCAGGCATCACCGGAAGTTGGCCGGACGCTCTCATTTTTGCCTGAAAATTCGATTGCCATTATACCGAAAAGCAGCATCGTTCCCCGCATGACACAAGCTGCACAGTTTTTACGGGAGCAGTCACATGTCTCCTCCTGTATTAATTTCATTACAGGACCAAGCAACTCCGCAGATATCGAAATGAACCTGGTCGTCGGCGTACACGGTCCGGTGAAAATGACGTATATTTTGGTGGAGGATTATTAA
- a CDS encoding ABC transporter permease, translated as MQQFKALLLKEWRESVRSFKILWIPLVFILLGISDPLMNYFMEDILQAVGNMPEGFMMTMPEFQPADLLIASTGQFQTIGLLVLITAYIGSVSRERQNGTATLLYVRPMSFTALFFSKWIVASTIAVISAMAGYAGSMYYTVLLYGTVDLAKFLAMLGTYCIWLLFVMALTVAMSAAFQTSVAAAVTIILIPVGLLIDTIIGSFWSITPWKLAKYGTGLLTDSVLMENYWYTLLVVLILIIAVVLIGIQMSKKNIRYLKV; from the coding sequence ATGCAGCAATTTAAAGCATTACTTTTAAAAGAATGGCGTGAAAGTGTTCGCAGCTTTAAAATTTTGTGGATTCCGCTCGTGTTTATACTGCTCGGAATTAGTGATCCGCTCATGAATTACTTTATGGAAGATATTTTACAGGCGGTCGGCAATATGCCCGAAGGATTTATGATGACAATGCCTGAATTTCAGCCGGCTGATCTGCTAATTGCATCAACCGGTCAGTTTCAGACAATTGGACTGCTAGTACTCATTACTGCCTATATCGGATCTGTTAGCCGGGAACGCCAAAATGGTACTGCGACCCTTCTCTATGTCCGTCCGATGTCTTTTACGGCATTGTTTTTCAGTAAATGGATTGTTGCAAGCACAATTGCGGTCATCAGTGCAATGGCGGGGTATGCGGGGAGCATGTATTATACGGTACTGCTATACGGGACGGTTGATTTAGCGAAGTTTTTGGCAATGCTCGGTACGTACTGTATATGGTTACTGTTTGTTATGGCACTAACTGTTGCTATGAGTGCAGCGTTCCAAACATCGGTCGCTGCTGCTGTTACAATTATTCTCATACCGGTTGGCCTGCTTATTGATACAATAATCGGCAGCTTTTGGAGTATTACACCATGGAAGCTTGCGAAGTACGGAACAGGACTTCTTACCGACAGCGTATTGATGGAAAATTACTGGTATACACTACTTGTTGTTCTCATTCTAATTATTGCAGTAGTGCTGATCGGTATTCAAATGAGCAAGAAGAATATTCGGTATTTAAAAGTATAA
- a CDS encoding histidine kinase, translated as MKHVKGRLDESILVCVYYGQNGERLIRRGHKLATLLDCPLYVLTVDSKPLDAFDAEKSGYIEQWKELTDELEVEQFIVKDNEKRPFHKVIKEIAMDFNITQIIVGQSAQSRWEEITKGSFLNVLLKEVPFVDFHIVSVKRPSEDELIDVYEKGVRAYLIQENDYYKVVFTCPKIVALEGIFFKEIGTDFDNGIFKFNYNGKLLEADITEGTVNNPEILPKDRFTSLKP; from the coding sequence ATGAAACATGTTAAAGGCCGATTAGACGAAAGTATTTTGGTTTGTGTATATTACGGACAAAATGGTGAGCGTTTAATTCGCCGAGGACACAAGCTTGCTACATTACTTGACTGCCCATTATATGTGTTGACTGTTGATTCAAAGCCGCTTGACGCATTTGATGCGGAAAAATCCGGCTATATCGAACAATGGAAAGAACTTACTGATGAGTTGGAAGTAGAACAATTCATTGTAAAAGATAATGAAAAGCGTCCATTCCATAAAGTGATTAAAGAAATTGCAATGGACTTTAATATCACGCAAATTATCGTGGGTCAAAGTGCTCAAAGCCGTTGGGAGGAAATCACAAAAGGTTCTTTCTTAAATGTTCTCTTAAAAGAAGTACCATTCGTCGATTTTCATATAGTATCGGTAAAGCGTCCTTCTGAGGATGAACTGATCGATGTTTATGAAAAAGGTGTTCGTGCTTATTTAATCCAGGAAAATGATTACTATAAAGTCGTGTTTACTTGCCCTAAAATTGTGGCTCTTGAAGGGATTTTCTTTAAGGAAATCGGGACAGACTTCGATAATGGTATATTCAAGTTCAATTATAACGGGAAACTTTTAGAGGCTGATATAACAGAAGGTACTGTTAACAACCCTGAAATTCTCCCTAAAGATCGTTTTACATCATTAAAACCTTAA
- a CDS encoding ABC transporter ATP-binding protein, protein MICIEVNGLTKRFGAKKVVDDLSFTLPVHTSTALIGPNGAGKTTALSMLSNILEPTSGNIIMPDVKDVRSAIGFLPQYPQYYSWLTALEYMEMVANLSGLEKRSLKSECKKMLEFVGLQDAMNKKTETFSGGMKQRLGIAQAIVHKPKLLLLDEPVSALDPVGRREVMNLLKEVQQKTTILYSTHILNDAEEMTDQLLFLRDGKLVEQGSLTEVKKKFEEPRYKITFINAEEARQFASQSTLGAVAEGMAAYVEISDEHPSMQQLLKQLAVLPYEVVKVERETASLEEIFMKVAGKHAAI, encoded by the coding sequence ATGATCTGTATTGAAGTGAATGGTCTCACAAAGCGGTTTGGTGCAAAAAAAGTAGTGGATGATTTATCGTTCACTTTGCCCGTGCATACATCTACAGCGCTGATCGGTCCGAATGGCGCAGGGAAAACGACGGCACTTTCGATGCTTTCCAATATACTGGAGCCGACAAGCGGCAATATTATTATGCCGGATGTAAAGGATGTGCGCAGTGCAATCGGATTTTTGCCGCAATATCCCCAATACTATTCCTGGCTGACGGCCCTTGAATATATGGAGATGGTCGCTAATTTAAGCGGTCTTGAAAAGCGTTCATTAAAAAGTGAATGCAAAAAGATGCTGGAATTTGTAGGTTTGCAGGATGCGATGAATAAAAAAACCGAGACATTTTCAGGAGGTATGAAGCAGCGTTTAGGTATTGCCCAGGCAATAGTTCATAAACCAAAACTCCTGCTGCTGGATGAACCGGTATCTGCACTTGATCCGGTTGGACGTCGGGAAGTGATGAATTTATTGAAGGAAGTACAGCAGAAAACGACGATTTTGTATTCAACACATATTTTGAATGATGCCGAGGAAATGACCGATCAGCTGCTGTTTTTACGGGACGGCAAACTTGTCGAACAAGGGTCACTGACAGAGGTGAAGAAAAAGTTTGAGGAGCCGCGCTATAAAATAACGTTCATAAATGCGGAAGAGGCGCGGCAGTTTGCAAGTCAGTCTACATTAGGAGCTGTTGCTGAAGGAATGGCGGCATATGTGGAAATTTCAGATGAACACCCGTCGATGCAACAGCTGCTTAAGCAATTGGCGGTATTACCATATGAAGTTGTAAAAGTGGAGCGGGAAACGGCAAGCCTGGAAGAAATCTTTATGAAGGTGGCGGGGAAGCATGCAGCAATTTAA
- a CDS encoding MFS transporter, whose amino-acid sequence MSTTTVKQSNPVYPIMVSIGVCHLINDTMQAVIPAMFPLLERDLGLTFTQLGMISFVLNMVASLLQPAVGFMTDKKPFPYALPLGMVSSFIGLAMLILSGEYWMILVSVLFLGLGSAIFHPEGSRVSFMAAGNKRGLAQSIYQVGGNSGQALAPLLSAFIILPFGMYGVSVILIFTSIGIFLLTKISMWYKRQLEAEKRSKIKKMLISSLPPLTKKQVGMALLVLLFIIFARSFYVTNITSFYVFYLSEQYGMSVERGQLFIFIFMAVGVVGTFFGGPLSDRFGRKNIILLSVIAPIPFCLALPYVPLPAVMILLIIIGLLIMVSFTVTVVYAQELVPSKIGTMAGLTVGVAFGMGAIGSVVIGMLIDKMGIHFTMNAISVLTLLLLVAFFLPRDRVGG is encoded by the coding sequence ATGTCGACTACAACAGTAAAACAATCAAACCCTGTCTATCCCATCATGGTGTCCATTGGGGTATGTCACTTAATCAATGATACGATGCAGGCGGTTATACCGGCAATGTTCCCATTACTGGAACGTGATTTAGGATTAACGTTTACGCAGCTTGGTATGATTTCATTTGTACTGAATATGGTTGCGAGTCTGCTGCAGCCGGCCGTCGGATTTATGACAGATAAAAAACCATTTCCATATGCTTTACCGCTTGGGATGGTGAGCTCGTTTATCGGGCTGGCAATGCTCATATTATCGGGCGAGTACTGGATGATTTTAGTGTCGGTCCTATTTCTGGGACTTGGTTCAGCCATTTTCCACCCGGAAGGTTCACGCGTATCGTTTATGGCGGCAGGTAATAAGCGAGGCTTGGCTCAGTCCATCTATCAGGTGGGGGGCAATAGCGGACAGGCATTAGCCCCATTGCTAAGCGCATTCATCATTTTGCCATTCGGGATGTACGGTGTTTCCGTTATTCTTATTTTTACATCGATCGGTATCTTTTTATTAACGAAAATATCAATGTGGTACAAACGTCAGCTCGAAGCCGAAAAGAGATCAAAAATCAAAAAAATGCTTATCTCGTCCTTGCCGCCTTTAACGAAAAAACAGGTGGGAATGGCTTTACTCGTGCTGCTGTTCATTATATTTGCCCGTTCGTTTTACGTTACGAACATAACAAGTTTCTATGTCTTCTATTTATCGGAACAGTATGGGATGAGTGTTGAGCGCGGTCAGCTGTTTATCTTTATCTTCATGGCAGTTGGAGTTGTAGGTACATTTTTTGGTGGTCCATTATCAGATCGCTTCGGTCGGAAAAATATTATATTGCTGTCGGTAATCGCACCGATTCCGTTTTGCCTGGCACTCCCGTATGTTCCGCTGCCGGCTGTAATGATTTTACTCATTATTATCGGACTTTTGATTATGGTCAGCTTTACAGTGACTGTTGTATATGCACAGGAACTTGTCCCATCAAAAATCGGTACAATGGCCGGTTTAACAGTTGGTGTTGCATTTGGAATGGGCGCAATCGGCTCGGTAGTAATCGGGATGCTTATAGATAAAATGGGAATTCACTTCACAATGAATGCGATATCGGTACTGACATTATTATTACTTGTAGCATTTTTCCTGCCGCGTGATCGTGTAGGGGGATAG
- a CDS encoding FadR/GntR family transcriptional regulator gives MKFEVPKTKKLYEQIADIIEQKIMNGEISPGDKLDSVEQLAKNFEVGRSAIREALTALQARGIIEIRQGEGTYIRKVTAQDISLNIPTYVSFSQQDLQQIFEVRKILELGLIKNAAKRRTARQLEQLEEALNKMNDALIDPEASSNADMRFHAVIAEAADNPLLVSMLQSVSKPIARQIQHTRSLLSTTDHAALYNLHEEHTAIYNALLNADDVLAKKAMAKHLETVESLLFNQ, from the coding sequence ATGAAATTTGAAGTCCCAAAAACAAAGAAGCTCTATGAACAAATAGCCGATATTATTGAACAAAAAATTATGAACGGGGAAATTTCACCTGGCGATAAATTGGATTCAGTTGAACAGCTTGCCAAAAACTTTGAAGTTGGCCGCTCTGCAATTCGTGAAGCTTTGACTGCTCTTCAGGCACGTGGCATTATCGAAATCCGCCAAGGTGAAGGAACTTATATCCGCAAAGTAACAGCACAGGATATTTCATTGAATATTCCCACATACGTCTCCTTTTCCCAGCAGGATTTACAGCAAATATTTGAAGTACGAAAAATTTTGGAATTAGGTCTGATCAAAAATGCTGCAAAACGCAGAACAGCTCGTCAGCTTGAACAATTAGAAGAAGCACTCAATAAAATGAACGACGCCCTTATCGATCCTGAGGCAAGCAGTAACGCCGATATGCGATTCCATGCAGTCATCGCTGAAGCAGCAGATAACCCTCTACTCGTTTCGATGCTGCAAAGTGTTTCAAAGCCGATTGCACGCCAAATCCAGCATACGCGTTCTCTTTTATCAACAACAGACCATGCTGCTTTATACAATTTACACGAAGAACATACCGCAATTTACAATGCATTGTTGAATGCAGATGATGTACTGGCTAAAAAGGCGATGGCAAAACACCTGGAGACCGTCGAATCATTACTTTTCAATCAATAA
- a CDS encoding LutB/LldF family L-lactate oxidation iron-sulfur protein, producing the protein MAMKISQQKFNERLTTNLENDFMRGAVAGAQHRFQTRRSAAVDPLDWEEWRNHGEEIRQHVLENLDYYLHELSTNVEARGGHVFFAQTAEEATEYISTIAKQKNAKKIVKAKSMVTEEINLNSHLEQLGCEVIETDLGEYILQLDDHDPPSHIVTPALHKNKDQILEVFEQKIGYTASSKPEELALHARKVLRDHYLSADIGITGCNFAVAETGSVCLVTNEGNADLVTALPKTQISVMGMERLVPTFEEMEVLVGMLTRSAVGQKLTSYITVLTGIKEALEVDGPEEFHLVIVDNGRSSILGGKFQSILQCIRCAACINTCPVYRHVGGHTYGSIYSGPIGAVLSPLLGGYDDYKELPYASTLCGACTDVCPVKIPLHQLLHKHREVIVEQEGRAPISESLLMQAFGKGTSSQSIYQLGTKVASTVMKPFTKNEKITNGPGPLKNWTAYRDFPSVQKERFRDWFEQHNKGGKSK; encoded by the coding sequence ATGGCGATGAAAATCAGTCAGCAAAAATTTAATGAACGTCTTACTACCAACTTGGAAAATGATTTTATGCGTGGTGCTGTAGCCGGAGCACAACATCGTTTTCAAACAAGACGGAGTGCTGCTGTTGACCCTTTAGATTGGGAAGAATGGCGCAATCATGGAGAAGAAATCCGGCAGCATGTATTGGAAAACCTCGATTACTATTTACATGAATTGAGTACAAACGTTGAAGCGCGGGGCGGGCATGTATTTTTTGCTCAAACTGCAGAAGAAGCTACCGAATATATCTCTACTATTGCCAAACAAAAGAATGCCAAGAAGATAGTGAAAGCAAAATCGATGGTAACCGAAGAAATCAATTTAAATTCCCACCTGGAACAACTCGGATGTGAAGTGATCGAAACCGATTTAGGCGAATATATTTTACAGCTTGATGACCATGACCCGCCTTCTCATATTGTGACACCGGCACTTCATAAAAATAAAGATCAGATTCTGGAAGTATTTGAACAAAAAATTGGCTATACGGCTTCCTCCAAGCCTGAGGAACTGGCACTGCATGCCCGCAAAGTTTTACGGGATCATTATTTATCGGCGGATATCGGTATTACAGGATGCAATTTTGCCGTTGCCGAAACAGGTTCTGTTTGTTTAGTAACGAATGAAGGGAATGCTGATTTAGTAACAGCCTTACCGAAAACACAAATTTCCGTCATGGGAATGGAGCGTCTAGTTCCAACATTCGAGGAAATGGAAGTTCTCGTTGGTATGCTGACACGCAGCGCGGTTGGCCAGAAGTTGACGAGCTATATTACAGTGCTGACAGGGATAAAAGAAGCGCTCGAAGTCGATGGTCCCGAAGAATTTCATTTAGTCATTGTCGACAATGGACGTTCCTCGATTTTAGGCGGCAAATTCCAGTCGATTTTACAGTGCATCCGCTGTGCCGCATGTATTAATACATGCCCTGTTTACCGTCATGTCGGTGGCCATACTTACGGATCTATTTACTCAGGTCCGATTGGTGCCGTGTTATCACCGTTATTGGGTGGTTATGATGATTATAAAGAGCTGCCTTACGCTTCCACTTTATGTGGCGCATGCACGGATGTATGCCCAGTGAAAATTCCATTGCATCAACTCCTTCATAAACATCGGGAAGTGATCGTTGAACAGGAAGGCCGTGCCCCGATTAGTGAAAGTTTGCTAATGCAGGCATTTGGGAAGGGCACTTCTTCACAATCAATCTATCAATTGGGCACTAAAGTAGCTTCAACCGTTATGAAGCCGTTCACGAAAAACGAGAAAATTACAAATGGTCCTGGTCCTCTGAAAAACTGGACAGCGTATCGTGATTTTCCTTCCGTGCAAAAAGAACGTTTCCGCGACTGGTTTGAACAACATAACAAAGGAGGCAAATCCAAGTGA